The following are encoded together in the Anopheles nili chromosome 3, idAnoNiliSN_F5_01, whole genome shotgun sequence genome:
- the LOC128723079 gene encoding restin homolog, translating into MGGVQSANIGREDQASERDNANGETMLVTLQPEVADIAKLDDEPRETEEPQDEPVTETPGDANAYDSDDSMTEQCRARKMTAELASFRCNLQQKRLVHQAKLGAVRDELEQLRVALAEEKSRNRALIKYVQQHEQQAPSTAPFETPSLEPENDRENAEAADQSSSSQEQSEEGERSGHDERLMLKRELAESQHALQCATGELLEVRQELAQLRTRLRAQQDEALTESTRQGDAARALKAELAETQFRLQISQAETLSLQTDVDQLRNQVKSLKDVIKAGKEIIAIREDQVEQLKGKLRQIEDTLQERELQIMSDDLRREYDRQLTNIRNLRDLYEERERVSRMERDNLVRQLDLKKNELATEQEKNKNLEALVESLQGDLTLLRGELEQTQEKLTQSQVDSKQLQLEMGVVNQFISKFLLGMSRKPTANDINIDKLAAVLEENRDLLIEMTKDEAETVDTGAFLPRALYDLIAEVDEKDDQEHDEGESSEEDEFTDVQKASPEQIADKLPKVWRVLIELVNHQERAQQVPFVEGGESEECLKSVQTRNGPKTVVSVSKTYIKLKDLILEKKSLKKETNRLRTLNSHLERRLDSQEKRLSAVSLELTKTWHLVGKMQRQHRQLHTQEQILRYHLQQKRRLLSELKEELEYCRLKWSAARQKNIESEDQWKSLKADFAARRKQDSLNNSGESGYSDEQPSDEEETVNRKPVVANQLPPPKAGSSSGPGGPLMPKGWTQTSTVRLLSGSYSNIFHLASVVSVLRKARSESDMKSLENVERANRFCNEKIDDLPIFPYEEDGPDDAGPADEMEPVASRKKRKSASKKGKKRHNNPGKPESAQDMFLRLMNLVEDVGDAGEQDDEDSAEDDDGEEQDRDEGTGTGNDDAEGEYSENESASELSEEELECLELATGGSPATQERLSQANVSSHSDADRELSSEELFQRKREARLQRMAELNSRLDRYSSPTPTTGSSTDTPTTSRAGEPETDDTHVVLSEDEQKYLQRRAERLERLEREAKEFRNRLSKTVHRGTEIAAQIDEIHSGFVARQSEASPVAGCSSEASRVDLTCLSDREREYTSARAERLERLENESQQLLRQMNKTVRRGSSLTTKLDMLHTRYGYSVDNEPVATHVEKASNASVESERSECQDAARTDEPALPVTEELVEEQEDEQFPITGPYLPMGPIELVLVSDEEVMEEVSEALLQGSTSIHGSESTDETPEQS; encoded by the exons ATGGGGGGCGTACAGTCGGCCAACATTGGCCGGGAAGATCAAGCGTCCGAAAGAGACAATGCCAACGGAGAGACGATGCTGGTCACGCTTCAGCCGGAAGTTGCCGATATAGCGAAACTGGACGACGAACCACGCGAGACTGAGGAACCACAGGACGAACCGGTAACCGAAACCCCAGGCGATGCAAATGCGTACGACAGCGATGATAGCATGACGGAACAGTGCCGAGCCCGGAAAATGACAGCCGAGCTGGCCAGTTTCCGATGCAACCTGCAACAGAAGCGGCTGGTGCACCAAGCCAAGCTGGGAGCTGTGCGGGATGAATTAGAGCAGCTCAGGGTGGCGCTGGCCGAGGAGAAAAGCCGCAACCGGGCGTTGATCAAGTACGTTCAGCAGCACGAACAGCAAGCGCCATCAACGGCGCCGTTCGAGACACCATCACTGGAGCCGGAGAACGATCGAGAGAATGCGGAAGCTGCGGATCAGAGTTCGTCGTCCCAGGAACAAAGCGAAGAGGGTGAACGTTCCGGTCACGATGAGCGCTTGATGTTGAAGAGAGAACTCGCTGAATCGCAGCACGCCCTACAATGCGCGACCGGTGAGCTGCTAGAGGTGCGCCAGGAGCTGGCTCAGTTGCGAACGCGACTTCGCGCGCAGCAGGACGAAGCCCTTACTGAGAGCACGCGACAGGGTGACGCGGCACGAGCACTGAAAGCGGAACTAGCCGAGACGCAGTTCCGGCTGCAGATCTCCCAGGCCGAGACGTTGTCACTGCAGACCGACGTGGATCAGCTGCGGAATCAGGTTAAATCGCTCAAGGACGTCATTAAGGCGGGAAAGGAGATCATCGCCATACGCGAGGATCAAGTCGAACAG TTGAAAGGAAAGCTGCGCCAGATCGAGGACACCCTACAGGAACGGGAACTACAGATTATGTCCGACGATCTTCGTCGGGAGTATGATCGACAGTTGACGAACATTCGTAATCTAAGAGATTTGTACGAGGAGCGCGAACGTGTCTCGAGGATGGAGCGTGACAATTTGGTCCGCCAGTTGGACCTAAAGAAGAACGAGCTGGCAACCGAACAGGAGAA gaATAAAAATCTGGAAGCGCTCGTAGAAAGCCTGCAAGGCGATCTGACCCTTTTGCGGGGAGAACTAGAGCAGACACAAGAGAAGCTGACCCAGTCGCAGGTCGACTCAAAACAGCTGCAGCTTGAGATGGGTGTCGTGAATCAGTTCATCTCAAAGTTCTTGCTCGGCATGAGCCGCAAACCGACCGCGAACGATATCAACATCGACAAACTAGCGGCCGTGCTGGAGGAAAATCGCGACCTACTGATCGAAATGACCAAGGACGAGGCGGAAACCGTCGACACAGGCGCGTTTCTTCCACGCGCTCTCTACGACTTGATCGCGGAAGTGGACGAAAAAGATGATCAGGAGCACGACGAAGGCGAGTCGAGCGAAGAGGACGAGTTTACCGACGTGCAGAAAGCTTCCCCGGAACAAATTGCTGACAAGCTGCCAAAAGTCTGGCGGGTGTTGATTGAGCTGGTGAATCACCAAGAACGAGCGCAGCAGGTGCCGTTTGTg GAGGGTGGCGAAAGCGAAGAATGCCTCAAGTCGGTGCAGACACGTAACGGCCCAAAAACAGTCGTCAGTGTCAGCAAGACGTACATCAAGCTGAAGGATCTGATCCTGGAGAAAAAATCCCTCAAGAAGGAAACTAACCGGCTACGGACGCTGAACTCACACCTAGAACGGAGACTTGATTCACAGGAGAAGCGCCTCAGTGCTGTGAGCTTGGAGCTGACGAAAACATGGCAcctggtgggaaaaatgcag CGCCAGCATCGTCAGCTGCACACGCAGGAGCAAATATTGCGCTACCATCTCCAGCAGAAGCGACGTTTGCTAAGTGAACTCAAGGAAGAGCTCGAGTACTGCCGGCTGAAGTGGTCGGCCGCACGGCAGAAGAACATAGAGTCCGAGGATCAATGGAAGTCACTGAAGGCAGATTTTGCCGCCCGACGTAAGCAGGATTCACTCAACAACTCGGGTGAAAGTGGTTACAGCGACGAGCAGCCGTCGGACGAAGAAGAAACCGTAAACCGGAAGCCGGTTGTTGCTAATCAGCTTCCACCACCAAAAGCGGGCAGCAGTAGCGGACCTGGTGGGCCTTTAATGCCAAAGGGATGGACCCAAACATCGACAGTCCGCTTGCTTAGTGGCTCGTACTCGAACATCTTTCATCTCGCTTCGGTTGTAAGCGTGCTGCGGAAGGCTCGCAGCGAATCCGACATGAAATCGCTCGAGAACGTGGAGCGAGCGAATCGGTTTTGTAACGAAAAGATCGACGACTTGCCCATCTTCCCTTACGAGGAAGATGGACCTGATGACGCTGGACCGGCAGATGAAATGGAACCGGTGGCGTCACGGAAGAAGCGCAAATCGGCATCAAAGAAGGGCAAAAAGCGTCATAACAACCCGGGTAAGCCCGAATCGGCTCAGGACATGTTCCTACGGCTGATGAACCTTGTGGAGGACGTCGGGGACGCCGGTGAGCAGGACGATGAGGATTCTgccgaggacgacgatggtgagGAGCAAGATCGGGACGAAGGAACTGGTACGGGGAATGATGACGCCGAAGGCGAGTACAGCGAGAATGAAAGTGCAAGTGAGCTAAGCGAGGAGGAACTGGAATGCTTGGAACTGGCCACGGGCGGTTCACCAGCTACGCAGGAACGCCTTTCCCAAGCGAACGTCTCGTCACACTCGGACGCCGATCGGGAGCTGTCAAGTGAGGAGCTGTTCCAGCGTAAACGTGAAGCTCGTCTTCAGCGAATGGCCGAGCTGAATTCTAGGCTCGACCGGTACTCATCACCGACACCAACGACGGGTTCCTCGACAGATACACCAACAACGTCTCGGGCGGGTGAACCGGAAACGGATGATACGCACGTGGTGTTGAGTGAGGACGAACAGAAATACCTTCAGCGACGTGCCGAACGCCTGGAGCGACTTGAACGAGAAGCGAAGGAGTTTCGCAATAGGCTTTCGAAAACGGTTCACCGTGGGACGGAAATCGCGGCACAAATCGATGAGATTCACAGTGGATTCGTGGCACGGCAATCGGAAGCATCACCCGTTGCTGGATGCTCGAGTGAGGCCAGCAGAGTGGACCTAACCTGTCTGTCGGACAGAGAACGGGAATATACGTCAGCTCGGGCTGAACGGCTCGAGCGGCTCGAAAACGAAAGCCAGCAATTGTTGCGGCAAATGAACAAAACAGTACGTCGAGGATCTAGCCTTACGACCAAGCTGGACATGTTACACACCCGGTATGGCTACTCGGTGGATAATGAGCCCGTTGCCACGCACGTTGAAAAGGCTTCAAATGCCAGCGTCGAATCTGAGCGTTCGGAATGCCAGGATGCAGCTCGTACAGACGAGCCAGCACTTCCTGTGACAGAGGAGCTGGTGGAAGAACAGGAGGACGAACAATTTCCTATCACTGGACCATACCTGCCCATGGGACCAATCGAGTTGGTGCTGGTGTCGGACGAGGAAGTAATGGAAGAAGTTAGCGAGGCGTTGCTTCAGGGGAGCACTTCAATTCACGGTTCAGAATCGACAGACGAAACCCCCGAGCAATCTTAG